A window of the Brassica napus cultivar Da-Ae chromosome C5, Da-Ae, whole genome shotgun sequence genome harbors these coding sequences:
- the LOC106435941 gene encoding cellulose synthase-like protein D3, giving the protein MASNNHFTNTRSNLSTNSDAAEAVRNHQQPGVTFARRTSSGRYVNYSRDDLDSELGSVDFTNYTVHIPPTPDNQPMDPSISQKVEEQYVSSSLFTGGFNSVTRAHLMDKVIESETSHPQMAGAKGSSCAIPGCDVKVMSDGRGQDLLPCECDFKICRDCFVDAVKAGGGMCPGCKEPYRNTDLTDLAEDGQQKQQRPMLPPPSGGSKMERRLSLMKSTKSGLMRSQTGDFDHNRWLFETSGTYGYGNAFWTKDGNLGSEKDGHGMGPQDLMSRPWRPLTRKLQIPAAVISPYRLLIFIRIVVLALFLMWRIKHQNPDAVWLWGMSVVCELWFAFSWLLDQLPKLCPINRATDLNVLKEKFETPTPSNPTGKSDLPGLDMFVSTADPDKEPPLVTSNTILSILAADYPVEKLACYVSDDGGALLTFEAMAEAASFANIWVPFCRKHDIEPRNPDSYFSLKRDPYKNKVKADFVKDRRKVKREYDEYKVRINGLPDSIRRRSDAYHAREEIKAMKQQRQNKEDEIVEPVKIPKATWMADGTHWPGTWLNSAPDHSRSDHAGIIQVMLKPPSDEPLHGLSEGFLDLTDVDIRLPLLVYVSREKRPGYDHNKKAGAMNALVRASAIMSNGPFILNLDCDHYIYNSQALREGMCFMMDRGGDRLCYVQFPQRFEGIDPSDRYANHNTVFFDVNMRALDGLMGPVYVGTGCLFRRIALYGFDPPRSKEHHPGCCSCCFPRKKKKSRVPEENRSLRMGGDSDDDEEMNLSLVPKKFGNSTFLIDSIPVAEFQGRPLADHPAVQNGRPPGALTIPRELLDASTVAEAIAVISCWYEDKTEWGTRIGWIYGSVTEDVVTGYRMHNRGWKSVYCVTKRDAFRGTAPINLTDRLHQVLRWATGSVEIFFSRNNAFLASPRMKILQRIAYLNVGIYPFTSIFLIVYCFLPALSLFSGQFIVQTLNVTFLIYLLIISITLCLLALLEIKWSGISLEEWWRNEQFWLIGGTSAHLAAVIQGLLKVVAGIEISFTLTSKSGGDDVDDEFADLYIVKWTSLMLPPITIMMVNLIAIAVGFSRTIYSVIPQWSKLIGGVFFSFWVLAHLYPFAKGLMGRRGRTPTIVYVWSGLIAITISLLWVAVNPPAGSTQIGGSFTFP; this is encoded by the exons ATGGCGTCTAATAATCACTTCACTAACACTAGATCCAATCTATCAACAAACTCTGACGCTGCCGAAGCCGTGAGGAACCACCAGCAACCTGGCGTGACATTCGCTCGAAGAACATCCTCTGGACGCTACGTCAACTACTCGAGAGATGACCTCGACAGCGAGCTCGGAAGCGTTGATTTCACAAACTACACGGTCCACATCCCCCCGACTCCGGACAACCAGCCCATGGACCCCTCCATCTCTCAGAAGGTCGAGGAGCAGTACGTGTCCAGCTCCCTCTTCACTGGAGGTTTCAACAGCGTCACTCGTGCTCATCTCATGGATAAAGTGATCGAGTCAGAGACCAGCCATCCGCAGATGGCGGGCGCTAAAGGCTCCTCCTGCGCTATCCCCGGTTGTGATGTGAAGGTGATGAGCGATGGGAGAGGTCAAGATCTTCTCCCTTGCGAGTGTGATTTCAAAATCTGTAGAGACTGCTTTGTGGACGCTGTGAAAGCGGGCGGCGGGATGTGTCCAGGGTGTAAGGAGCCGTACAGGAACACTGATCTTACGGATTTGGCCGAGGATGGGCAGCAGAAGCAGCAGAGGCCTATGCTTCCGCCGCCATCTGGTGGGTCGAAGATGGAGAGGAGACTGTCGTTGATGAAGTCGACTAAGTCCGGTTTGATGAGGAGTCAAACTGGGGATTTTGATCATAACAGGTGGTTGTTTGAGACTAGTGGGACTTATGGTTACGGTAATGCTTTCTGGACAAAAGATGGGAACTTAGGTAGTGAGAAGGATGGTCACGGTATGGGGCCACAGGATCTGATGAGCAGACCGTGGAGACCGCTTACTCGGAAGCTCCAGATTCCTGCAGCTGTTATTAGTCCTTACAG GCTTTTGATATTTATAAGAATAGTTGTTCTTGCACTGTTCTTGATGTGGAGgattaagcaccaaaacccagATGCAGTATGGCTATGGGGAATGTCTGTGGTTTGTGAGCTTTGGTTCGCCTTTTCTTGGCTTCTTGATCAGCTTCCAAAGCTCTGTCCCATCAACCGAGCTACAGATCTCAATGTTCTTAAAGAGAAATTCGAAACACCTACACCGAGCAACCCGACCGGGAAGTCTGATCTCCCTGGACTAGATATGTTTGTGTCAACAGCAGATCCGGACAAAGAGCCACCTCTTGTCACTTCCAACACCATTTTATCAATCCTCGCAGCTGACTACCCTGTGGAAAAGCTTGCCTGCTATGTCTCAGACGATGGAGGAGCACTTCTGACGTTCGAAGCCATGGCTGAAGCAGCGAGTTTCGCAAACATATGGGTTCCTTTCTGTCGTAAACACGATATCGAGCCGAGGAATCCGGATTCGTATTTTAGTCTGAAGAGAGATCCTTACAAGAACAAGGTGAAGGCTGACTTCGTTAAGGATAGGAGGAAGGTGAAGCGCGAGTATGATGAGTATAAGGTTCGGATCAACGGCTTGCCTGACTCTATCAGGCGACGCTCTGATGCTTATCACGCCAGGGAAGAGATTAAGGCCATGAAACAGCAGAGACAGAACAAAGAGGATGAGATTGTAGAGCCAGTCAAGATTCCTAAAGCTACATGGATGGCTGATGGTACTCACTGGCCTGGAACTTGGTTAAACTCTGCTCCTGATCATTCCCGTAGTGACCATGCTGGTATCATTCAG gTGATGTTGAAGCCTCCTAGTGATGAGCCATTACATGGATTATCAGAAGGGTTCCTAGATCTTACAGATGTGGACATTCGCCTTCCTCTTCTAGTCTACGTCTCGCGTGAGAAACGACCAGGTTATGACCACAACAAGAAAGCAGGAGCAATGAACGCTCTCGTCCGAGCATCAGCAATCATGTCCAACGGCCCCTTCATATTGAACCTCGACTGTGATCATTACATATACAACTCCCAGGCCTTGAGAGAAGGAATGTGTTTCATGATGGACCGAGGCGGCGACCGGCTTTGCTACGTTCAGTTCCCGCAGCGGTTTGAAGGCATCGATCCGTCTGATCGTTACGCGAATCACAACACTGTCTTCTTCGACGTCAACATGAGAGCTCTCGATGGTTTGATGGGTCCTGTCTACGTCGGAACGGGTTGTCTCTTCAGAAGAATCGCCTTGTACGGATTCGATCCCCCTCGGTCTAAAGAACACCATCCTGGATGCTGTAGCTGCTGCTTCCCtcgcaagaagaagaagagccgtGTCCCTGAAGAGAACAGGTCTTTGAGAATGGGTGGCGACTCGGATGATGATGAAGAGATGAATCTTTCTTTGGTCCCCAAGAAGTTTGGAAACTCGACGTTCCTTATAGATTCGATCCCTGTAGCTGAGTTCCAAGGCCGTCCTCTCGCTGATCATCCAGCAGTGCAGAACGGTAGACCTCCTGGAGCTCTCACCATCCCTCGTGAGCTCCTCGATGCGTCGACGGTCGCAGAAGCTATTGCAGTCATTTCTTGTTGGTACGAAGATAAAACCGAGTGGGGAACTAGGATCGGTTGGATTTACGGATCCGTCACTGAGGACGTTGTCACTGGTTATAGAATGCATAACCGTGGCTGGAAGTCAGTTTACTGCGTGACGAAGCGTGATGCTTTCCGCGGCACGGCTCCTATCAACTTGACGGATAGGCTCCACCAGGTTCTCCGCTGGGCTACTGGCTCGGTGGAGATCTTTTTCTCGAGGAACAACGCCTTCTTGGCTTCCCCGAGGATGAAGATCCTCCAGAGAATCGCTTACCTTAACGTTGGAATCTATCCTTTTACTTCGATCTTCCTCATCGTCTACTGCTTCCTCCCCGCGCTCTCGCTCTTCTCAGGGCAGTTCATAGTCCAAACGCTCAACGTCACGTTCCTCATCTACCTTCTGATAATCTCGATTACTCTCTGCTTGCTCGCTCTCCTCGAGATCAAATGGTCAGGGATCTCGCTCGAGGAGTGGTGGAGGAACGAGCAGTTCTGGCTCATCGGTGGAACGAGCGCTCATTTAGCCGCGGTCATCCAAGGGCTGCTCAAAGTGGTGGCTGGAATCGAAATCTCTTTCACGTTGACGTCTAAGTCGGGAGGAGATGACGTGGACGACGAGTTTGCTGATCTCTACATAGTGAAATGGACTTCTCTTATGCTCCCACCGATCACGATCATGATGGTGAATCTAATAGCTATCGCGGTTGGGTTTAGCAGGACGATATACAGTGTGATTCCGCAGTGGAGTAAGTTGATAGGAGGAGTGTTTTTCAGTTTCTGGGTGTTGGCTCATCTTTATCCGTTTGCTAAAGGGCTTAtgggaagaagaggaaggactCCGACCATTGTTTATGTTTGGTCGGGACTTATTGCTATCACCATATCTCTTCTTTGGGTGGCTGTTAATCCACCTGCTGGTTCTACTCAAATTGGAGGATCTTTCACTTTTCCATGA
- the LOC125587367 gene encoding uncharacterized protein LOC125587367: MRSRYFEERDFNSATLGTIPSFGWRSLLFGKELLDKGLKWMIGNGEDTLVWVSPWLDDGIRMKSPLMKNIFVDLDLKVSALIEQHSGAWNLLLLNQLFYPQDVELILKMKITQDSKDFKVWKFNVSGAYTTKSGYWLAANLAKSEVRSQAALLPSLNPLKKIIWDLCIPPKLRIFLWKILSAALPVANGLMSRGILVDDRCQFCGHVGESEVHLFFTCPLARLIWAVAEIPVPRSGFSSSSIYQNFNYLLELQANLNIPILVRKVFPWLLWRIWKNRNAFIFEGLEFDAISVVNKAFNDMNEWSQVQQRGDLSVKNLVDDTTINRSEWIPPPIDWKKCDIGVEWDKKNHICGAAWLLRDDKGVVLMHSRNSFTNVLSVMEAQERVWLWAIESMSSLHFSKIVFAAESKELVGAVTRPPAWPSFRWISRKILSYL, from the coding sequence ATGAGAAGCAGATACTTTGAGGAAAGGGATTTTAATAGTGCTACTCTTGGTACTATACCTTCCTTTGGCTGGAGAAGTCTCTTATTtggcaaagaactcttggataagGGGCTTAAATGGATGATAGGTAATGGTGAAGATACTTTAGTGTGGGTGTCtccttggttggatgatggtaTCAGAATGAAAAGTCCTCTtatgaaaaacatatttgtaGACCTGGACTTGAAGGTTTCAGCTTTGATTGAGCAACATTCAGGTGCGTGGAATTTATTGTTGCTGAATCAACTATTTTACCCTCAAGATGTGGAGCTCATTTTGAAAATGAAGATTACTCAAGATTCAAAAGATTTCAAAGTTTGGAAGTTCAATGTGAGTGGTGCTTATACTACTAAATCGGGTTATTGGTTGGCAGCGAATCTAGCAAAATCTGAGGTTAGAAGTCAGGCTGCATTACTTCCTTCTCTTAATccgttaaaaaaaatcatttgggATCTTTGTATTCCTCCAAAGCTTAGAATTTtcttatggaaaattttgtctGCGGCTCTCCCGGTGGCTAATGGTTTAATGTCTAGAGGCATATTGGTTGATGATAGATGCCAATTTTGTGGTCATGTTGGTGAATCAGAGGTCCATCTGTTCTTCACCTGTCCTCTGGCTAGGCTTATTTGGGCAGTGGCTGAAATTCCAGTTCCAAGATCGGGCTTTAGCTCTTCTTCGATCTATCAGAATTTTAACTATCTTCTGGAACTGCAGGCAAACCTCAATATTCCCATTTTGGTAAGAAAAGTTTTCCCTTGGTTGCTTTGGAGAATATGGAAAAATAGGAATGCTTTTATTTTTGAGGGTTTGGAGTTTGATGCTATATCAGTGGTGAATAAAGCTTTTAATGATATGAATGAATGGTCTCAAGTTCAGCAGAGAGGAGACCTTTCTGTCAAGAATTTAGTTGATGATACCACAATAAATCGATCGGAATGGATTCCTCCTCCGATAGATTGGAAGAAATGTGATATAGGAGTTGAATGGGACAAAAAGAATCATATCTGTGGAGCAGCGTGGTTGCTTAGAGATGATAAAGGGGTTGTTCTTATGCATAGCCGTAACTCCTTTACTAATGTTCTATCTGTGATGGAGGCTCAGGAAAGAGTTTGGTTGTGGGCAATAGAAAGCATGAGTAGCCtccatttttcaaaaattgtcTTTGCAGCAGAATCCAAGGAGTTGGTTGGAGCAGTAACTAGACCACCAGCTTGGCCTTCTTTCAGGTGGATTTCTAGAAAAATTCTATCTTATCTCTAG